agttaggcacggactgatcacccatgcttaaacaaggtagggttaaccaatatccaaccatgataatgactagttaggtgtaccattacctaacctagggttatgtaattgtgtcaggaccttgagacataacccagtaTTACTAGCGGCTGTTAAGAAATTGGtaatcaggtgagtcatcatacttgtcttttaaactatgatagtatactcgtccataactggtaataatgagaatgctgcagtatgcatgtgtcagtaggggtatatgggatcctattatgcttaatgaggtgtgtcactctgggaagggtaataaggtgttgtacccacaggcacttcgtgcttataaggtccagcgacacacactcatacctatgtgacggccgtagggggacacagctggaggaccagtatgtctcttgtacggtggtttgtgacaagtcaaatgtgacctataaggttcaatgaggcccaacctgactataatgtggtcacatgcccatattgtgtatgcatataataTAAATtgtggtctgtctttataaaaattgtatagtatgagttcaccagtatatatctgacgtccttttgagtatacttatctcaggtgagtcaagaggaaagctataggaactacttgacagttgtggagttttagaagatcaaggagttcttagttgccaaaagtttgtaaataaataaagtgttatgctcagactattataagttttaatgaaagtttagtttgtttccgttgtaagtgtatcaattgtgcacaatcacccgggttacggggtgggtgttacatttggtatcagagcccgagGTTTTAGCGAATTAGGTATTGCAGGAATGCCTAAGCTTTAACCAGTAGTTCTCTAAATATTAAATAGCACACTCAGACTAGGCCAAATAACATGTTCTCAGGAAAAGTACTTGCATAGTCAGTTGAGTGACGCTAGAAGAAGTATACTATGTTGTGCCTTTCtatgtgctatatatatatacatgtatatatatatctctATGTGATGTATATAGTTGTTATATTATAATGATGTATCATACATACTAGTAACTCTTTATACTCATATTCCTATAAGAAGGAGACAATGTTTGAACATAGAGATGAACAAGGGTCTAGAAATAATCAGAATAACAGAAGGAGAGAGGAAGATTCTTATAGGACTCGAACTCCCTCTCGCAGTGTCAGGTCCCGGTCTAGTACAAGCATGCGTCTAAATAGTGAGGATATCCACAATATAGCTGTGGAAGTGGCTAAGGTAATGAAGAATGCACAAACCGGTAATGTTAACCAATCTGGAGAACGACATGAAGAAAGCTCAGCAGCCTCCACACCAGTACGAAGGGAAGGAATGGGCGAAAGGAAAAACACTATTGCAACCATGCCACTAGAAGGAAAAGGTGAATATTCCAAATCAAAGGAATGTACTTATAAGCACTTCATGTCCTGTAAACCTCAGTCCTTTGATGGAAGAAAGGGAGCACTAGAAGCTCAAGACtggctcaacagaatggagtcaaTATTAGACATATGTGAGTGTGATGACCGCAACAAAGTACGATTCGCCGTACATATGTTTGAAACTGAAGCCCTTCACTGGTGGAACATTGTGGTCCGAACAGAGGGAAAAGAAAAGGTTAAGGAGATGAAGTGGGAGGAGTTTATTCATAAGTTTCTTGCTAAGTATTGTCTTCCCAGTGAGACCGAGCAACTGGAAGTGGAATTCTTTCAGttaaaaatgggaaataaaacctaTCGAGAGTATGTTTCTCGTTTCAACGACATATCTCGACTGGTTTCTTATTTAGCATTGACAGAGGAACAACTGATCAATAGGTTTATTTGGGGTCTACCCTCTGAAATGAGGGTGTTTATCAAATCCAAATCCCCAAGACTTTTACAGAAACTGTTGAGGCTGGCGCCGTCATGGCTGCCGAGATGATTCTGCGGCAGGCTGAATCTCCCGCACCAAAAAGAAAGTGGGAAGAAAGAAAGGGGGACACCCGGAATAACAACTTTAAAAGGCCTAAAACATTTCCTCAATGTCAAATTTGCAAACGCTTTCATACGGGGGAATGTCATTTTCCTTGTCCAAATTGTAAAAAGACGGGTCATGCTCTTCAAGAATGCAAGGAAAAGAAGaagtgtttcaaatgtggagacccTAACCACATGGGATCTGAATGTCCCGAACTTAAAAGAAATGATAGGACACAACCAAATCAGCCAAAAGGGCGGGCATTTGTACTCACCACGGAAGAAGCCAAGACCAATACAGACGTTATCACGGGTACGTATctcgtaaatgatgtatatgcgcgtgtgttatttgataccggtgcaaATAGAAGTCTAGTGTCGACTACCTTTAGACCTTACTTGAACCAGGCGTCCCAAAACCTAGATCATGCCTTTACAGTAGAAATGGCTGATGGAAGTCAAAGAGGGATAGTTGACATAGTTAAGAATTGTAAAATAAGCTTAAACAACCATGTTATCCCTATAGACCTAATGCCTATGGAACTTGGAGAATTCGACATAGTCATAGGAATGGACTGGTTGACACCATATCATGCGGAAGTTATATGTGACAAAAGGATCGTCCGACTCCGATTACCCAACGGCAAACAACTAACTGTATCGGGAGACCGCACTAACAAGACTAAGAACCTCATCACGATAGCACAAGCACATAAATGCCTAAGGAAAGGGTATGTTGCCTTTCTAGCATATGTCGTAAACACTACAGAAAAGCAGAAGGTCGAGGAAGTGCCAGTAGTACGAGAATACCCTGAAGTGTTTCCCGATGAGCTCTCGGGACTACCATCGGATAGACAGgttgagtttcgcattgaccTAGTTCCCGGTATATCACCGATTGCTAAGTCGCCGTACAGACTAGCCCCGACATAAATGCAAGAACTCAagaagcaactacaagagttgcttgacaaggggtttatccaacctagttcgtcaccatggggagcacctatcttgtttgtcaagaagaaagatgggacgatgcgcatgtgcatcgattatagagacttgaataaagccactagaaagaataaataccctttacccaggatcgacgacttgtttgatcaattacaaggggcaagctatttctctaaaatagacttgaggtctggataccaccaagtgaaagttgcaccagaagacatacctaagactgccttcaggactaggtatggtcattatgaatttttggtaatgccatttggattgaccaacgcacctgcagtgttcatggacctcatgaacagggtttgtaaaccttacctcGATAAGTTTGCGATCGTTTTTATTGACAATatccttatctactctaagaacgaGGTAGAACATGAACAACACCTGAGAGCAGTCCTTGAATTGCTCAAGAAAGAAAAACTCTATgcaaagttctctaagtgtgaattttggatacgtgaggtgcaattcctaggccacgtgataaatgaatgtggaatacaagttgaccctgcaaagatcgaggcCATCAAGAAATGGGAAGTACCGAAGAATCCCACTGAAATCAGAAGATTTCtcgggttagcaggatactatagaaggtttattcaagacttctcaaagattgcaacaccattaaccacactaacccagaaagcctctaagtttaattggggacctaaacaagaagaagcctttaacacGTTAAAGCATAAGTTATGTAGCGCCCCAATACTGTCACTTCTTGAGGGAATAAAAGATTTGGCCGTCTAGTGTGATGCATCTCACTATGGTATGGgatgtgtactcatgcaaagaggcaaagtgattgcctacgcctctagacagttgaagattcatgaacggaactacacaacccatgatttggaacttggtgCCATAGTGTTCGCTTTAaaaatttggaggcactatctttacggtacaaagtgcactatctatagtgaccataaaagtttaaaacacatatttgagcagaaggagctcaatatgcatcagagacgatggatggagttattaagtgattacgactgtgagatccaatACCATACATGTAAGGCAAACATAGTAGCAGATGCTCTAAGTAGAAAAGAGAAACCTCAACCAATAAGAATTCGTGCAACCAGAATAGAGGTTAAAACTAGTCTCTTAGATCAAGTTAAGGATATACAACAAGAAGCCTTAAAAGAGAATCATATTGTAAAAGAAAGAATGATtgggagactgaagctactgacaatgggaaatgataatatccttaggttcaacaataggatatgggttcctaattTTGGAGGACTGCAGGATACAatcttagaggaagctcataagtctaagtattccATTCACCTTGGcagtgacaagatgtataaggatttaaggagagattattggtggccaggaatgaagCGATCTGTTGCCCATTTTGTGGAAAAGTGCCTTACATGCCTTAAGgtgaaggcagaacatcaaaaaccctctggatacttgcaacaaccagagattccagaaTGGAAATAGGAGAAAAtcaccatggattttatcacgaagCTCCCAAGGTCAAGTCACAgttatgatactatttgggtaatagtggacagactgaccaagtctgcacactttgtGCCAATTCGTGAGGACTATAAGATGAACAAACTAGCTCAAATTTACATCAAAGAAATAGTCTCGCGACATGGGGTGCCTGTATCGATCATATCagacagagatagtcgtttcacatctaaattctggcaaagtttccaacaagagttgggaaccaagcttaatctaagcactgcatatcatcttcagacggatgggcagagtgaacggactattcagacattagaagatatgcttcgggcttgtgtaattgattttggtggaagttgggacactcatctACCACTCATCGAATtcgcctacaataatagctatcacgccagcatcaaagctgcaccttatgaagctttatacggaagaaggtGCCGAACTCCTATCTGTTGGACGGAAGTAGGGGAAagtcaactatcaggaccagaaatcattGTGGAGACCACAGAAAAGATCCAGCAAAtcaaagaaaggatgaaaagtgctcaagatcgacaaaagagttatgtaGGTCAGAGGCGTAAACCCCTAGAGTTCCAACTAGGGGATAAAGtaatgcttaaggtatcacctctgAAAGGAGTGATTCGGCTTGGAAAGAAGGGAAAGTTGAAACCCCGATACATTGGGCCGTTTGAAGTAACAAGCAAAGTAGGACCAGTGGCTTATCGGCTAAAACTTCCTGAACAGCTGGCAGgaatacataatactttccatgtatcaaatttaaGAAAGTGCCTAGTGGACGAAGCCCAACAAATACCCCTGGAAGACGTACAGGTTGACGAAAAACTCAACTTCATTGAAGAAccactacaaattgaagataggaaggTTAAAAAGTTACACAAGAAGGAAATCCcgttagtcaaagtcaagtggaacgcACGTTACAGACCCAACTTTACAAGGGAATTAGAAAACATAATGAAAGATAAGTACCCTCATCTTTTTAAGTAatgacaaatttcgaggacgaaatttttgtaAGGAGGGAAGGATGTAATACCCCGAATCTTAATGTGCTggttataaacgtgtgaaatatgtaatttatatttcatatattgttaaacgagtaagatgattgtgtgaaaggtgaaatatcttgacaaacctTCGCTAATATAGGATaccgttaatattaataattaaatatattattttatttaccttactccgtttttaatgaaacttaggttaaaacgtagataaaaatatgctcgttctaatgacatattcgtcgttttataaaacgtcatattttaataTACAAGAAAagcgagttaagcagctgaattaatatatataagcaagcaagctagcaggtcaagcaggtaggtaggcacgtcaattaaATCCCAAAGGgatttgaggtgcctgcttgcttgctttaaataagagtctcagtagtttgtttaggtaccagtttctttaacgggaatgctctggtatagagaatcctgagtatacgataccccgttgggtgttgttagtagtcgtttttggatcgcgagtaggagcaggagcaggagtagggaaactctacatcaacatgccgtagatagttttgagtcatttaagtttatgtttagttatttattatttatttttagtagttaatattagttttattattagtaataatgtattagtagtagtagtagtgttagtattatttttagctactagggttattgtcaggggcgggtattgggtagcctagccttagttaggcatggactgatcacccatgcttaaacaaggtagggttaaccaatatccaaccatgataatgactagttaggtgtaccattacctaacctaggattatgtaattgtgtcaggaccttgagacataacccagtattactagcggctgttaagcaattgctaatcaggtgagtcatcatacttgtcttttaaactgtgatagtatactcgtccataactggtaataatgagaatgctgcagtatgcatgtgtcagtaggggtatatgggatccgattatgcttaatgaggtgtgtcactctgggaagggtaataaggtgttgtacccacaggcacttcgtgcttataaggtccagcgacacacactcatacctatgtgacggtcgtagggggacacagctggaggaccagtatgtctcttgtacggtggtttgtgacaagtcaaatgtgacctataaggttcaatgaggcccaacctgactataatgtggtcacatgcccatattatgtatgcatataatgtaaactgtggtctgtctttataaaaattgtatagtatgagctcacTACTATATATTtgacgtcgttttgagtatacttatctcaggtgagtcatgaggaaagctataggaactacttgatagttgtggagttttagaagatcaaggagttcttagttgccaaaagtttgtaaataaataaagtgttgtgctcagactattataagttttaatgaaagtttagtttgtttccgctgtaagtgtatcaattgtgcacaatcacccgggttacggggtGGGTGTTACACCCCAAACCCAATAGTGCGCCACCAAGGCCACAACACGTCACTGGACGTGGTGATGTGCGCATCATAAAATGCCTGGGACACTGAGTACTCATGTGAGTACAGACCCAAGGAAACGGCGAACTGATGAAGTGTCATCCTCTAAGTCTTCCCGCAAATAGTAAAAGCTACGGCGTCTGTCGTCAAAAAATGCTGAAAACCCCCACCCCGGGTGTCCGTAAATGAAAAAGTAGATAAAAACTCTAAAGTAATCTCCCTGTGGGCCTGCTCTGCGGCGGCATGAAATAAGCGGTCCCACGGGGAGTTAACTGGCATGAGCTCCCGGACCCGACCGATCGCTCCAATATCGGTCAAAAACTGAATATTAATGGTCCGAGGCGCATCCAGCACCATCTCTCGTAATCTGCCCAAAATCCTATAGGCAGCCGTACCTCGGGGGATATCTCTAACAAACTGCGTCGTCTCAGTAAAATCGGGCACAATCTCCTCCTCCTGTCCACGTCCACGTCCCCGTCCCCGTCCACGTCCACGGCCCCGACCCTGACCCTGACCTCGACCTCTACGGGCCGCACCAGCTGCTGATGACTCAGCCATATCGTCTGTAAAAATAACAATTACCACTTAGCAATCAATATACGTAAACATGAAGTATACGATCGTACGCGCAAGTATTATACGCACGTATACGCTACATACACCTCCGATATACGTTTCCTATACGCATGTATTATACGTCGCGGATACGCAAAAATATAACAGATCGGGAATAAAATATAAGTTCATACGATCGTATACAACGTTTACGATCGTATACAGCTTTAACATTCAACCAGTATACGACCGTATATACAGTATACGATCGTATATAGGttgaatattcaaacattatACGAGCGTATATAGTGTATACGATCGTATAACGTTTGAATATTCATCTGCTATACGAGCGTATATAGTGTATACGCTCGTATAACATTAAAATGTTCAAGCGTATACGATCGTATAAATTGTATACGACCGTATACAATTAAATAATCAGTTGCAGTTTTcagtttgaatttttttttt
Above is a window of Helianthus annuus cultivar XRQ/B chromosome 14, HanXRQr2.0-SUNRISE, whole genome shotgun sequence DNA encoding:
- the LOC110881629 gene encoding uncharacterized protein LOC110881629; protein product: MILRQAESPAPKRKWEERKGDTRNNNFKRPKTFPQCQICKRFHTGECHFPCPNCKKTGHALQECKEKKKCFKCGDPNHMGSECPELKRNDRTQPNQPKGRAFVLTTEEAKTNTDVITGTYLVNDVYARVLFDTGANRSLVSTTFRPYLNQASQNLDHAFTVEMADGSQRGIVDIVKNCKISLNNHVIPIDLMPMELGEFDIVIGMDWLTPYHAEVICDKRIVRLRLPNGKQLTVSGDRTNKTKNLITIAQAHKCLRKGYVAFLAYVVNTTEKQKVEEVPVVREYPEVFPDELSGLPSDRQVEFRIDLVPGISPIAKSPYRLAPT